One Thermithiobacillus tepidarius DSM 3134 genomic window, GCCTGGGCCGAGGCCGCAAGCCCGCGGGCGCAGCAGCCGCGCCTGGCCGGCAATGCCTTCGATCTTTTCATCCGCCGGCAGGCTTACCCCTTCGGCGGCCGCGCCGGCGACGCCATCACCATCAACGGCTCGGTGCCCGGCCCGCTGCTGCGCTTTCGCGAGGGGGAGACGGTCACCCTGCGCGTGCACAACCAGCTCGCCGACGAGGACACCTCCATCCACTGGCACGGCATCCTGGTGCCGCCCGACATGGACGGCGTGCCGGGCGTGAGCTTCGCCGGCATCAAGCCGGGCGAGACCTTCGTCTACCGCTATCCGGTGCGCCAGAGCGGCACCTACTGGTATCACAGCCACTCGGGCGTGCAGGAGCAGAGCGGCCACTACGGGCCGCTGATCATCGACCCGGCCGAACCCGATCCGGTGGCCTACGACCGCGAGTACGTGGTCTTCCTCTCGGACTGGACCTTCGAGGACCCGCACCGGGTGCTGGCGCGGCTCAAGAAGCAGAGCAACTACTACAACTTCCAGCAGCGCACGGTGGGCGACTTCTTCCGCGACGTGGCCAGACAGGGCCTCGGCCCGGCCCTCAAAAACCGACTGGAATGGGGCCAGATGCGCATGGACCCGGCCGACATCCTGGACGTCACCGGCTACACCTACACCTATCTGGTCAACGGGCTGGCGCCCGAATCCAACTGGACCGGGCTCTTCCGCCCCGGGGAAAAGGTGCGGCTGCGCTTCATCAACGGCTCGGCCATGACCATCTTCGACGTGCGCATTCCCGGCCTGCCCATGACCGTGGTGCAGGCGGACGGCCAGAACGTGCGGCCGGTGACCGTGGACGAGTTCCGCATCTCGGTGGCCGAGACCTACGACGTCATCGTCGAGCCGCGGGAAGACCGAGCCTACACCGTCTTCGCCGAGCCCGAGGACCGCAGCGGCTTCGCGCGCGGCACCCTGGCTCCGCGCCCGGGCATGAGCGCGCCCATCCCGGCACGCCGCCGGCGGCCGCTGCGCACCATGGCCGACATGGGCATGTTCGGCATGGATCACGGCGGCCACGGCGGCGATGGCGGGATGCCGCAGGGACAAAGCAGCGGCTCGATGCCGGGCATGGACCACGGCGCGGCCGCGACGGACACGCGCCCAGGCCAGGCATCGACGCCCGGCATGGATCACGGCGACCACGGCGGCGCCATGCCGGGCATGACGCACGGCGCCGCCGATACGGCGCGGGCCGCGGGCGATCCCGCCGGCACCCTGCCCGGCGATCCGCCGGTCAAGCACGGCCCGGACCACCACGGTCCCGGCAACGCCGTGTCGCCCATGGAAACCAAGAACCGCCTCGACGAGCCGGGCGACGGCCTCGGCCACGACGGCCGGCGGGTACTGGTCTACACCGATCTGCGCGCGCTCAAGCCCTACCATGACCGCCGGGCGCCGAGCCGCGACGTGGAGCTGCATCTCACCGGCAACATGGAGCGCTTCATGTGGTCCTTCGACGGCAAGAAGTTCTCCGAGGTGAAGGCGCCGATCCCCTTCCACTACGGCGAGCGCCTGCGCCTCATCCTGGTCAACGACACCATGATGGAGCACCCCATCCACCTGCACGGCATGTTCATGATGCTGGAGAACGGCCACGGCGATGAGGGGCCGCTCAAGCACACCATCAACGTCAAGCCGGCCGAGCGGCTGTCCCTGCTGATCACCGCCGACGAGCCGGGACGCTGGGCGTTCCATTGCCACCTGCTCTACCACATGGAAGCGGGCATGTTCCGCGTCGTGGAAGTATCCCAACCCCAGGAGGCCGGCCATGCACAACACCCGTAATGCGATGCGCCACCGTCTCGGCGCCCTGCTCATCGCCGCCCTGCTCCCGGCCGCCGCCCAGGCGCAGGAGACGGCGGCCGAGGCCACCGGCACCCAGGTGCCGCCGGTCATGGACGACGCCATCTACAGCTTCATTCTCATCGACCAGCTCGAACACCAGTGGAATCAGGGCGCCAACAGCATCTACTGGGACGCCCAGGGCTGGGTCGGCCGCGACTACCACAAGCTGTGGATCAAGACCGAAGGCCAGAGCCGGGCGGCGCGCGCCCGCGGCGAGGCCGAAGTGCAGGCCCTCTACAGCCGGCTGATCGCACCCTACTGGGACTTCCAGGCCGGCGTGCGCTACGACACCCGCTTCGGCCGCGATGACAATCCCTCGCGCACCTTCCTGGTCGTCGGCCTGCAGGGACTGGCGCCCTACTGGTTCGACGTGGAGCCCGCGCTCTTTTTGAGCGACAAAGGCGAACTGTCCGCGCGCCTGACCGCCGAGTACGACCTACTGTTCACCCAACGGCTGGTCCTCCAGCCGCGCCTGGAGGTGAACGCCTCCGCGCGCCGGGTGGAGGACTTCGAGCTCGGCTCCGGCGTCAACAACATGGAGCTGGGCCTGCGGCTGCGTTACGAGATCCGGCGGGAGTTCGCGCCCTACATCGGCGTGTCCTGGGACCGCAAGTTCGGCGGCACCGCCGATTTCGCCCGGCGCGCCGGCGAGGAGGTGGACAACACCGCCCTCGTCGCCGGCCTGCGGGTGTGGTACTGAGCCATGGCCATCATCCCCAACTGGCATCCCGTCTTCGTCCACTTCGCCGTCGGGCTGCTGAGCATGGCGGTGCTCTTCCATCTGCTGACCCTGCTGACGCGCAGCGAACGGCTGCGCCGCGACTGGTCGGCCACGGCGCGCTGGAACCTGTGGAGCGGCACGGCCTTCGCCGTGCTCACCGCGCTGACCGGCTGGTACGCCTACAACACCGTGGCCCACGACACGCCCTCGCACCTGGCCATGACCGAGCACCGCAACTGGGCCATCGCCACGGTGCTGATCTTCCTGGTGCTCAGCGTCTGGTCCGTGCGCCGCCACTGGGTGCGCCGGCCCATCCACTGGCCGCTCGCCCTGGCCCTGCTGCTCGCTTTCGGCGCATTGGCCGGCACCGCCTGGCGCGGCGGAGAACTGGTGTTCCGCCACGGCCTCGGCGTCATGTCGCTGCCCGCCGCCGGCGCGCATGAGCATCCGGGCACGGGCGAAGCCGCGGCGCCGGATGCCGACCACACCGATGAGGAGGGAGACCACTGATGAAAAGAGCCGTTGCGCGCGCGGGGTGCGCGCTCCTGCCCCTGCTGCTGGCCGCCTGCCAGCCGTCCCCGGGCGACCAGGACCCGGTGCCAGCCGCACGGGTGGA contains:
- a CDS encoding copper resistance system multicopper oxidase, which produces MHTRRRFLQQVGALGLLAGLERLAPAYAWAEAASPRAQQPRLAGNAFDLFIRRQAYPFGGRAGDAITINGSVPGPLLRFREGETVTLRVHNQLADEDTSIHWHGILVPPDMDGVPGVSFAGIKPGETFVYRYPVRQSGTYWYHSHSGVQEQSGHYGPLIIDPAEPDPVAYDREYVVFLSDWTFEDPHRVLARLKKQSNYYNFQQRTVGDFFRDVARQGLGPALKNRLEWGQMRMDPADILDVTGYTYTYLVNGLAPESNWTGLFRPGEKVRLRFINGSAMTIFDVRIPGLPMTVVQADGQNVRPVTVDEFRISVAETYDVIVEPREDRAYTVFAEPEDRSGFARGTLAPRPGMSAPIPARRRRPLRTMADMGMFGMDHGGHGGDGGMPQGQSSGSMPGMDHGAAATDTRPGQASTPGMDHGDHGGAMPGMTHGAADTARAAGDPAGTLPGDPPVKHGPDHHGPGNAVSPMETKNRLDEPGDGLGHDGRRVLVYTDLRALKPYHDRRAPSRDVELHLTGNMERFMWSFDGKKFSEVKAPIPFHYGERLRLILVNDTMMEHPIHLHGMFMMLENGHGDEGPLKHTINVKPAERLSLLITADEPGRWAFHCHLLYHMEAGMFRVVEVSQPQEAGHAQHP
- a CDS encoding DUF2231 domain-containing protein; this encodes MAIIPNWHPVFVHFAVGLLSMAVLFHLLTLLTRSERLRRDWSATARWNLWSGTAFAVLTALTGWYAYNTVAHDTPSHLAMTEHRNWAIATVLIFLVLSVWSVRRHWVRRPIHWPLALALLLAFGALAGTAWRGGELVFRHGLGVMSLPAAGAHEHPGTGEAAAPDADHTDEEGDH
- a CDS encoding copper resistance protein B encodes the protein MHNTRNAMRHRLGALLIAALLPAAAQAQETAAEATGTQVPPVMDDAIYSFILIDQLEHQWNQGANSIYWDAQGWVGRDYHKLWIKTEGQSRAARARGEAEVQALYSRLIAPYWDFQAGVRYDTRFGRDDNPSRTFLVVGLQGLAPYWFDVEPALFLSDKGELSARLTAEYDLLFTQRLVLQPRLEVNASARRVEDFELGSGVNNMELGLRLRYEIRREFAPYIGVSWDRKFGGTADFARRAGEEVDNTALVAGLRVWY